In the Acidimicrobiia bacterium genome, one interval contains:
- a CDS encoding MFS transporter: protein MTRSRDPLVAYLSTFVVLGIVLGMLGPALPSLRRQVHASVGAISFVFVAQSAGYLAGAVIGGRGFDRGLGHRLLGGALAWMAVGLLLVTRAGSIVTLCAAFAFLGLALGVIEVGSNTLLLWARHPAPASTINALHFLFGVGALLSPLLVNRALALRGTVRLAYLGAACVAVLAAAIVAAYPSPRAVDVEEHARGEHAPPRLVLAVAVFFGLYVGIEVGFSGWIATYAQAVHLGGSASGAAITAVFWAAFTTGRLGGVGLAARVRTSVLLFAGCSLSTVAAVAFAVARGRGIPVWIATIFFALGLAPQFASMLAFANEHLPLTGSATSWFMVASSIGGLLLPWVIGQLLSASGSGALALVIVIASIVTLAWVFVLDRILPATPAAVASPPID from the coding sequence GTGACGCGTTCTCGCGATCCGCTCGTCGCATATCTCTCCACGTTCGTCGTGCTCGGCATCGTGCTGGGCATGCTCGGTCCCGCGCTGCCGAGCCTGCGCCGGCAGGTGCACGCGAGCGTCGGTGCGATCAGCTTCGTGTTCGTCGCGCAGTCGGCGGGCTACCTCGCCGGCGCGGTGATCGGTGGACGCGGCTTCGACCGGGGCCTCGGGCACCGGCTCCTCGGTGGCGCGCTCGCGTGGATGGCGGTCGGCCTGCTGCTCGTGACGCGCGCGGGATCGATCGTCACGCTGTGCGCCGCATTCGCGTTCCTCGGGCTCGCGCTCGGCGTCATCGAGGTCGGGAGCAACACGCTCCTGCTCTGGGCCCGTCATCCCGCGCCCGCGTCGACGATCAACGCGCTGCACTTCCTCTTTGGTGTCGGCGCGTTGCTCTCGCCGTTGCTCGTCAACCGCGCGCTCGCACTGCGGGGCACGGTCCGGCTCGCGTACCTCGGAGCCGCGTGCGTCGCGGTGCTCGCCGCGGCGATCGTCGCGGCGTATCCGTCGCCGCGCGCGGTCGACGTCGAGGAGCACGCGCGCGGCGAGCACGCGCCGCCGCGACTCGTACTTGCAGTCGCGGTGTTCTTCGGCCTCTACGTCGGGATCGAGGTGGGGTTCTCGGGTTGGATCGCGACGTACGCGCAGGCGGTGCACCTCGGTGGCTCCGCGAGCGGCGCCGCGATCACCGCCGTGTTCTGGGCCGCGTTCACGACCGGCCGGCTCGGTGGTGTCGGGCTCGCGGCGCGCGTGCGCACGAGCGTGCTCCTCTTCGCGGGCTGCAGTCTCAGCACCGTTGCGGCCGTCGCGTTCGCCGTCGCGCGGGGCCGCGGCATACCGGTGTGGATCGCGACGATCTTCTTCGCGCTCGGCCTCGCGCCGCAGTTCGCGTCGATGCTCGCGTTCGCGAACGAGCATCTCCCGCTCACCGGCTCGGCGACGTCGTGGTTCATGGTCGCGTCGTCGATCGGCGGGCTGCTCCTGCCCTGGGTGATCGGGCAGCTCCTGTCGGCTTCAGGGAGCGGCGCGCTCGCCCTCGTGATCGTGATCGCGTCGATCGTCACCCTCGCCTGGGTGTTCGTGCTCGACCGCATCCTTCCCGCGACGCCCGCCGCCGTCGCGTCGCCGCCGATCGATTGA
- a CDS encoding TIGR03619 family F420-dependent LLM class oxidoreductase has translation MQVSVTISGFSRLFDNDLRAVVDAAKAADAAGVHQLVLPDHVVMGARTDRYPFGTFPYGPLEPWPEPMILLAAIAGATERVRLGTGILISPLRPAVLLAKLAATLDRVSNGRLDLGVGLGWQREEYLAEGIAFRERPQMFVDQLRACVALWTQEPPVSFESETVSFREIWCEPRPIQAGGVPLSFGTAATPAMVDLMAELGAGWLPIYTTTPDELLDGIARLQAAYTAAGRDPKTLELRETLRPVFDASGRLDGPATRAAAEPLAARGVTSASVGLGRNLADAGGVARFLEDVGRAFAE, from the coding sequence GTGCAGGTCAGCGTCACGATCTCGGGCTTCTCGCGCCTCTTCGACAACGACCTGCGCGCGGTCGTCGACGCCGCGAAGGCCGCGGACGCGGCGGGCGTGCACCAGCTCGTGCTGCCCGACCACGTCGTGATGGGCGCGCGCACCGACCGCTACCCGTTCGGCACGTTCCCGTACGGTCCGCTCGAGCCCTGGCCCGAGCCGATGATCCTGCTCGCCGCGATCGCGGGCGCGACCGAGCGCGTGCGGCTCGGCACCGGCATCCTCATCTCGCCGCTGCGTCCCGCGGTCCTGCTCGCCAAGCTCGCGGCAACCCTCGATCGCGTGTCGAACGGCCGCCTCGACCTCGGTGTCGGCCTCGGCTGGCAGCGCGAGGAGTACCTGGCCGAAGGCATCGCGTTCCGTGAGCGCCCGCAGATGTTCGTCGACCAGCTGCGTGCGTGCGTGGCGCTGTGGACGCAGGAACCGCCGGTGTCGTTCGAGTCGGAGACGGTGTCGTTCCGCGAGATCTGGTGCGAGCCGCGACCGATTCAGGCGGGCGGTGTACCGCTCTCGTTCGGCACCGCGGCGACGCCGGCGATGGTCGACCTCATGGCCGAGCTCGGCGCGGGCTGGTTGCCGATCTATACGACGACGCCCGACGAGCTGCTCGACGGGATCGCACGGCTGCAGGCCGCGTACACGGCCGCGGGTCGCGACCCGAAAACCCTCGAGCTGCGCGAGACGTTGAGGCCTGTGTTCGATGCGAGCGGGCGGCTCGACGGTCCCGCGACCCGCGCCGCGGCCGAGCCGCTCGCGGCGCGCGGGGTCACGAGCGCCAGCGTCGGGCTCGGTCGCAACCTCGCCGACGCGGGCGGTGTCGCACGCTTCCTGGAGGACGTCGGTCGCGCGTTCGCGGAGTGA